The Salmonirosea aquatica genome includes a region encoding these proteins:
- a CDS encoding AAA family ATPase has translation MIYTIGGIKGGSGKTTIATNLTVYLSKLGRDVILVDADDQESATDFTSFRHQSLNGELGYTAVKITGSELNANVARLAKKYDDVVIDTGGRDTVSQRSALSVSHAYLIPFAPRSLDIWTLRKVENLIAEMSPFNPGLICLTFINKADPRGTYKEDTADLLRESSYVEFIDTPIGNRISFANAAASGLGVIEIKPTDEKAVAEMTELYNGITNALESNNNKKKITT, from the coding sequence ATGATTTACACCATAGGCGGTATTAAGGGCGGAAGCGGCAAAACAACTATTGCCACCAATTTAACAGTCTATTTGTCCAAGCTGGGACGGGACGTAATTCTCGTAGATGCTGACGATCAGGAATCCGCCACGGACTTTACTTCCTTTCGACATCAAAGCCTGAATGGAGAATTAGGCTATACTGCCGTTAAAATCACCGGCAGCGAGTTGAATGCTAATGTGGCCAGGCTGGCCAAGAAATATGATGATGTGGTGATTGATACGGGAGGCCGCGACACCGTAAGCCAACGATCCGCCCTTTCTGTATCGCATGCCTATCTTATTCCTTTCGCGCCGCGCTCCCTGGATATTTGGACGTTGCGCAAAGTGGAAAATCTCATAGCGGAAATGTCGCCGTTCAATCCTGGCTTGATTTGCCTGACCTTCATCAACAAAGCCGACCCACGCGGAACCTATAAGGAAGACACCGCCGATCTACTGCGGGAATCATCCTATGTGGAATTTATAGATACTCCCATTGGCAACCGTATCTCTTTTGCGAATGCCGCCGCTTCTGGTTTGGGTGTAATCGAGATCAAACCCACCGATGAAAAAGCCGTAGCCGAAATGACAGAACTTTATAATGGAATTACCAATGCGCTGGAATCCAACAATAATAAAAAGAAAATAACAACCTAG